One Chanodichthys erythropterus isolate Z2021 chromosome 22, ASM2448905v1, whole genome shotgun sequence DNA window includes the following coding sequences:
- the LOC137012689 gene encoding fulditoxin-like isoform X4 gives MDLRVSVILLFFFLTAGNSLKCYSCLPDSTGSCKAKVETCPVGFSKCARSVLEQTVGSSKVFFTSKVCADKCVPGTHQIDEGMLSLHCCDTDLCNAAVSPDSRLQILQ, from the exons ATGGATCTGCGAGTCTCTGtcattcttcttttcttttttctcactGCAG GAAATTCTCTCAAGTGTTACTCGTGCTTACCTGATTCGACGGGTTCCTGTAAAGCAAAAGTGGAGACATGTCCAGTTGGATTTTCTAAATGTGCGAGGAGTGTACTGGAACAAACAGTTG GTTCATCTAAGGTATTCTTCACATCTAAAGTGTGTGCAGATAAGTGTGTACCAGGGACCCATCAGATAGATGAAGGGATGTTGTCTCTCCACTGCTGTGACACTGACCTTTGCAATGCAGCAG TGAGTCCAGATTCAAGACTTCAGATTCTACAGTGA
- the LOC137012689 gene encoding fulditoxin-like isoform X2, translated as MDLRVSVILLFFFLTAGNSLKCYSCLPDSTGSCKAKVETCPVGFSKCARSVLEQTVGSSKVFFTSKVCADKCVPGTHQIDEGMLSLHCCDTDLCNAADGVFKGSFLLLFSPLLFYFLFQ; from the exons ATGGATCTGCGAGTCTCTGtcattcttcttttcttttttctcactGCAG GAAATTCTCTCAAGTGTTACTCGTGCTTACCTGATTCGACGGGTTCCTGTAAAGCAAAAGTGGAGACATGTCCAGTTGGATTTTCTAAATGTGCGAGGAGTGTACTGGAACAAACAGTTG GTTCATCTAAGGTATTCTTCACATCTAAAGTGTGTGCAGATAAGTGTGTACCAGGGACCCATCAGATAGATGAAGGGATGTTGTCTCTCCACTGCTGTGACACTGACCTTTGCAATGCAGCAG ATGGAGTATTTAAGGGAAGCTTCCTCCTGCTCTTCTCTCCTCTGCTCTTCTACTTCCTGTTTCAGTGA
- the LOC137013179 gene encoding urokinase plasminogen activator surface receptor-like translates to MGTETDVIKFTSCSKMDVQISVFLLFILFTAGHSLRCYECKGLESSCGRKMVKTCPSGSSQCESATAVTRIGDITSKGTFKKCGADCLNGSMSFGMSFGMGLGNSKVTTSCCSSDLCNARNAPVSVLNGKKCFSCDGQSCSVTVSCSGTEDNCFKAIETFGGQAIVIKGCVTKSICDATTSVSDFTFISCCEGNMCNGAQSVSQSFLFLCCSLLSYFLLH, encoded by the exons ATGGGCACTGAAACAGACGTTATTAAATTCACCTCCTGTTCAAAGATGGATGTGCAAATCTCAGTTTTTCTTCTCTTCATTCTTTTCACTGCAG gACACTCTCTCAGATGTTATGAGTGTAAGGGTCTGGAAAGTTCTTGTGGGCGaaaaatggtaaaaacatgTCCCAGTGGATCTTCTCAGTGCGAGAGTGCAACAGCTGTGACACGAATCG GTGACATTACTTCTAAaggtacatttaaaaaatgtggtgCTGACTGTCTAAATGGGTCTATGAGTTTTGGCATGAGTTTTGGCATGGGTCTTGGCAATTCAAAGGTGACTACTTCCTGCTGTAGCTCGGACTTGTGTAATGCCCGAAATGCTCCAG TGTCTGTTCTGAATGGAAAGAAATGTTTCTCTTGTGATGGACAGAGCTGCTCAGTCACAGTGAGCTGTTCAGGAACTGAAGACAATTGCTTTAAAGCAATAG AGACTTTTGGAGGCCAGGCAATTGTTATTAAAGGCTGTGTCACTAAATCAATTTGTGATGCCACAACATCAGTCAGTGATTTTACGTTTATCTCATGTTGTGAGGGGAACATGTGTAACGGTGCTCAGAGTGTCTCCCAGAGCTTCCTGTTCCTCTGCTGTTCTCTGCTCTCCTACTTCCTGCTGCACTGA